A single genomic interval of Selenomonadales bacterium harbors:
- a CDS encoding arsenic efflux protein, producing the protein MLEKVLELVLASAAGAFVDIGVFVGAVLLLFGYLNYKMSGRFVSAITQSKRWQPVFGALLGVTPGCGGAIFLMPLFIKGSVTFGAVVAALIATTGDSSFVMIAGIPRQYIVVSTIAVLVGMITGYVIDGTQIGSKLRAAYEKNRRSKSELKKQHSRAQHTVRVPHIGHADGDDIDLTLHHHARGHQATNTLAYRITHYGYAWYWLLLGFGLVLGILGLAQVDINALAIPNLGLIVGVLGTVLSIVWMLLGKKLLTSDTHEETEQKVTSLRETLIHNAQETAFVITWVFVGLLVYELAVLGIGRGDYAQGELLIESMLRTAGIAAVLIGALVGMIPGCGPQIIFVTLFMQGHVPFAALIANAISQDGDAILPLIALDRRSAWSAVVITTVPAALIGLAAYWLELNTDIFAALTVAWNWLIALV; encoded by the coding sequence GTGCTGGAAAAAGTTCTGGAGTTAGTTCTCGCGAGTGCCGCCGGCGCGTTTGTAGACATCGGTGTGTTTGTAGGGGCAGTGCTTCTCTTGTTTGGGTATCTCAACTATAAGATGTCGGGTCGATTTGTGTCCGCCATCACGCAGTCAAAGCGCTGGCAGCCAGTGTTTGGGGCACTGCTTGGAGTCACGCCCGGGTGTGGTGGCGCTATTTTCCTGATGCCGCTCTTCATTAAGGGCTCGGTAACGTTTGGTGCAGTAGTGGCGGCACTAATCGCTACCACCGGTGACTCGTCATTCGTGATGATCGCCGGCATTCCGCGGCAGTACATAGTGGTAAGTACCATTGCCGTATTAGTGGGCATGATTACCGGGTACGTCATTGACGGCACTCAGATTGGCAGCAAGCTCCGCGCTGCTTACGAGAAAAACAGGCGCAGCAAAAGTGAACTCAAGAAGCAGCATAGCAGAGCTCAGCACACCGTGCGTGTGCCTCATATTGGGCACGCCGACGGTGACGATATCGATCTCACCTTGCACCACCATGCGCGCGGCCATCAGGCGACCAATACATTGGCGTATCGCATCACGCACTATGGGTACGCTTGGTATTGGCTGCTGCTAGGATTTGGTTTGGTGCTGGGCATACTGGGTCTGGCACAAGTAGATATTAACGCCCTAGCGATACCTAACCTCGGGTTGATTGTCGGCGTGTTGGGTACCGTGTTATCGATCGTATGGATGTTGCTGGGCAAGAAGCTCCTGACCAGTGACACGCACGAGGAGACGGAACAGAAGGTTACTTCCTTACGCGAGACGCTTATCCACAACGCGCAAGAGACGGCGTTCGTAATTACGTGGGTGTTTGTGGGATTGCTTGTTTACGAGTTGGCCGTGCTTGGTATCGGTCGCGGCGACTACGCGCAAGGTGAGCTGCTAATCGAATCAATGCTAAGGACAGCCGGCATTGCGGCAGTATTGATAGGTGCCCTCGTGGGCATGATTCCCGGGTGTGGACCACAGATTATCTTTGTCACCTTGTTTATGCAGGGACACGTGCCTTTTGCGGCCCTCATAGCAAACGCCATTTCTCAGGACGGCGATGCCATACTTCCACTGATTGCCCTCGACCGGCGTTCGGCGTGGTCTGCCGTAGTGATTACCACTGTCCCCGCTGCTTTGATTGGGCTTGCCGCGTACTGGTTGGAACTAAACACCGATATCTTCGCGGCTCTGACCGTAGCGTGGAACTGGCTTATAGCGCTAGTATAG
- the folE gene encoding GTP cyclohydrolase I FolE: protein MDHAKIETAVRMILEAVGEDPDREGLRETPLRVAKMYEEVFSGLHADPGKHLDKCFYTERHDEMVLVRDIALYSMCEHHLLPFFGKAHVAYIPHPKKISGLSKLARVVETLSRRPQLQERLTTQIADTIMHKLEAKGTLVVIEAEHLCMTIRGVKKPGSTTVTSAVRGIFRTNHITRTEALTLIKGRL, encoded by the coding sequence ATTGATCACGCTAAGATTGAGACAGCTGTGCGCATGATTCTAGAGGCGGTAGGGGAGGATCCAGACCGCGAAGGGCTGCGCGAGACGCCGCTCAGGGTGGCCAAAATGTACGAAGAGGTGTTCTCGGGACTGCACGCTGACCCCGGCAAACACCTAGATAAGTGCTTTTATACCGAGCGGCATGACGAAATGGTGCTTGTGCGCGACATCGCCCTCTATTCCATGTGCGAACATCACTTGCTCCCGTTCTTCGGCAAGGCGCATGTCGCCTATATTCCTCATCCCAAAAAAATCTCCGGATTAAGCAAGTTAGCACGCGTCGTAGAGACGCTGTCGCGTCGGCCGCAACTCCAAGAGCGTTTGACCACACAGATTGCCGACACGATCATGCATAAGCTAGAGGCCAAAGGCACATTAGTCGTGATTGAGGCAGAACACTTGTGTATGACTATCCGCGGCGTAAAGAAGCCCGGTTCTACAACCGTTACTTCTGCCGTGCGGGGTATCTTTCGCACTAACCATATTACACGCACCGAAGCATTGACCTTGATTAAGGGTAGGCTGTAA
- the folP gene encoding dihydropteroate synthase: MGKQQRTIDFHVPRTLVMGILNVTPDSFSDGGTYLDPAMAVERALQMVDEGADIIDIGGESTRPGATPIDAQAETERVIPVVRAVCRATSTPVSVDTYKVAVARLALAEGAAMLNDVWGGQREPAMLALAAAAKVPICLMHNRAEPRYRDLIGEIKCDLASMAEQALLAGVPRGDIILDPGIGFGKTWQQNLVVMQRLREIVDLGFPLLIGTSRKSMIGHVLGLPVDERLEGTAATVAYSIAMGAKIVRVHDVKAMKRVAQMTDALMRGGASVD, translated from the coding sequence ATGGGCAAACAGCAGAGAACTATCGACTTTCATGTGCCGCGCACGCTCGTTATGGGCATATTGAACGTTACGCCTGACTCTTTCTCCGACGGCGGAACATACCTAGACCCCGCTATGGCCGTCGAGCGCGCGCTACAAATGGTAGACGAAGGCGCCGACATAATCGATATCGGAGGAGAGTCTACGCGACCCGGGGCCACACCTATAGACGCACAAGCGGAAACAGAGCGCGTCATCCCGGTGGTGCGGGCCGTGTGCCGCGCTACTTCTACGCCGGTGTCCGTCGATACATATAAGGTCGCGGTTGCGCGCCTAGCACTTGCGGAAGGAGCCGCCATGCTCAATGATGTGTGGGGAGGACAGAGAGAACCGGCCATGCTGGCACTTGCCGCCGCAGCAAAGGTCCCCATTTGCCTTATGCACAATCGAGCAGAGCCGCGCTATCGCGACCTCATCGGGGAGATAAAGTGCGACCTCGCCAGCATGGCAGAGCAGGCGCTTCTGGCCGGCGTACCAAGGGGCGATATCATCCTTGACCCCGGGATTGGTTTCGGTAAGACATGGCAACAGAACCTCGTGGTGATGCAGCGCTTGCGCGAGATTGTGGACTTAGGCTTTCCGCTGTTAATCGGCACTTCCCGCAAATCCATGATCGGCCACGTTTTAGGGCTCCCGGTAGACGAGCGCTTGGAAGGGACTGCCGCAACCGTCGCCTACAGCATTGCGATGGGGGCAAAAATCGTGCGCGTGCACGATGTTAAAGCTATGAAACGGGTAGCGCAAATGACGGATGCCCTAATGCGAGGAGGCGCGTCAGTTGACTGA
- the folK gene encoding 2-amino-4-hydroxy-6-hydroxymethyldihydropteridine diphosphokinase — protein MTDRLILSNMLFYGYHGALPEEAVLGQRFSVSLELEVDTRPAAECDDLSRALNYAAVCEVVKNIVEGPPCKLLETVAEKIASAVLAMGAVSVLVTVKKLHPPVAIQMDYAAVQIKRKNKKNRPPCFGPPCFGFERAYLSLGSNLGDRARMLSFAVEALAATPGIMVRQVAAVRETDPVGYLEQGKFLNTVVEIDTTLSPRELLLAVQRIEEAAGRVRDIRFGPRTLDIDILLYGNKVISEEGLVIPHPRMREREFVLVPFIEIAPHAIVPPDNITIEELCARVLGKEV, from the coding sequence TTGACTGACAGGCTAATTCTTTCCAATATGTTGTTCTATGGCTATCACGGCGCTCTGCCTGAGGAGGCCGTGCTTGGGCAGCGTTTTTCGGTTTCGCTGGAACTAGAGGTCGATACGCGCCCTGCCGCAGAGTGCGACGACTTGTCCCGCGCGCTTAACTACGCCGCTGTTTGCGAAGTAGTTAAAAACATCGTGGAGGGCCCACCCTGCAAGCTCCTAGAAACTGTCGCCGAAAAAATCGCGTCCGCTGTGTTGGCTATGGGGGCAGTCTCGGTACTAGTAACGGTTAAAAAACTACACCCCCCTGTGGCCATCCAAATGGACTACGCCGCGGTACAAATAAAGCGAAAAAACAAAAAGAACCGTCCCCCTTGTTTTGGTCCCCCTTGTTTTGGTTTTGAGCGGGCGTATTTGAGTCTGGGAAGCAATCTAGGCGACAGAGCAAGAATGCTGTCGTTCGCCGTAGAGGCTCTAGCGGCTACGCCCGGTATCATGGTGCGGCAAGTAGCCGCAGTGCGCGAGACCGACCCGGTGGGGTACTTAGAGCAGGGAAAGTTTCTTAACACAGTGGTAGAGATAGACACTACCCTGAGTCCGCGCGAACTATTGCTGGCGGTGCAGCGCATTGAGGAGGCGGCGGGTAGAGTGCGGGACATTCGCTTCGGCCCCCGCACACTCGACATAGATATTCTCCTATATGGCAACAAAGTCATTAGTGAAGAAGGGCTTGTCATCCCGCACCCTCGTATGCGCGAGCGCGAGTTTGTGTTGGTGCCGTTTATCGAGATTGCACCACACGCAATCGTACCTCCCGACAACATAACAATAGAAGAGCTTTGCGCGCGCGTGCTAGGTAAAGAGGTGTAG
- a CDS encoding aminodeoxychorismate/anthranilate synthase component II, whose protein sequence is MLLMIDNYDSFTYNLVQYFGELGADIRVFRNRSITCDEIAALNPSHLVISPGPCTPHEAGVSLAAISRFAGHIPILGICLGHQCLGQVFGGRVVKAGVPVHGKNSDIVHAQQGVFLGLPSPFSATRYHSLLVERASLPGCLEVTAETASGEIMGLRHRTVAYVEGVQFHPEAILTEHGKTLLANFLRYDIRVERVAQ, encoded by the coding sequence GTGCTCCTGATGATCGACAACTACGACTCCTTCACGTACAACCTCGTGCAGTACTTCGGTGAGTTAGGCGCGGATATCCGCGTGTTCCGGAACCGGAGCATCACCTGTGACGAGATAGCCGCCCTGAATCCTAGCCACCTCGTAATCTCCCCCGGCCCATGTACACCGCATGAGGCCGGAGTATCGCTTGCCGCCATTAGTCGCTTTGCCGGCCATATCCCAATACTTGGCATTTGCCTTGGACACCAGTGTTTGGGCCAAGTTTTTGGGGGGCGCGTGGTCAAAGCCGGCGTGCCGGTCCATGGCAAGAACTCAGATATTGTCCACGCGCAGCAAGGCGTTTTTTTGGGCCTGCCCTCGCCTTTCTCGGCGACGCGCTATCACTCGCTGCTTGTCGAGCGTGCGAGTTTGCCGGGTTGCCTCGAGGTGACGGCGGAGACTGCGAGCGGCGAAATCATGGGACTACGCCACCGCACGGTTGCCTACGTTGAAGGCGTGCAGTTTCATCCCGAGGCCATCTTGACCGAGCACGGTAAGACACTCCTCGCCAACTTTCTCCGCTACGACATTAGGGTCGAGAGGGTGGCGCAATGA
- the pabB gene encoding aminodeoxychorismate synthase component I gives MKVLVEQVELLCTLEDIFDVLRHDPYPFWLDSSLASARFGRWSFMGSRPFLTFKSWGRKVWYEEQGKPMVKDANPLTELRALLKRYALPPTEVSIPFTGGAVGFFSYDFGRMIESLPRLAQDDLATPDIYLSFYRTVLAFDHSENKAYIVSQSESELGSFRQQVLAAEPLISDPWAGPKLSPPEIEAHFDCDTYARAVEAIKEYIVQGDVYQVNMTQRLSAPLRLPPFQLYRRLRRANPAPFAAYLDCGSELRVLSSSPERFLTLRNRQVETRPIKGTRPRGRTAAEDEANAKELLASVKDRAELVMIIDLMRNDLGRVCAYGSVHVPELMVLEKYAKVFHLVSTVRGELAPTKDFVDLLKATFPGGSITGAPKIRAMEIIEELEPVRRGVYTGAIGYIGFDGSADLNIAIRTIVNQADRLYLQVGGAVVYDSVPKLEYEETLHKARAMLLSLGVERYD, from the coding sequence ATGAAGGTCCTCGTAGAGCAAGTTGAGCTTCTGTGCACACTCGAAGACATCTTTGACGTGCTGCGGCACGACCCCTACCCGTTTTGGCTCGACAGCAGCCTTGCAAGCGCACGTTTCGGCCGCTGGTCGTTTATGGGTAGCCGCCCTTTCCTGACATTTAAGTCGTGGGGGAGAAAAGTGTGGTACGAGGAGCAGGGTAAGCCCATGGTCAAGGATGCCAATCCGCTGACCGAACTTAGGGCGCTACTTAAGCGTTATGCCCTGCCACCTACAGAGGTATCCATTCCCTTTACCGGCGGAGCTGTGGGCTTTTTTTCCTATGACTTTGGGCGCATGATTGAATCTTTGCCGCGATTAGCGCAAGACGACCTTGCAACTCCGGACATCTATTTGTCGTTTTACAGAACGGTCTTGGCGTTTGACCACAGCGAGAATAAGGCCTACATTGTCTCACAGTCAGAAAGCGAGCTCGGGAGCTTCCGGCAGCAGGTGCTGGCGGCAGAACCGCTGATATCCGACCCGTGGGCAGGCCCAAAGCTTTCCCCGCCGGAAATAGAGGCTCACTTTGATTGCGACACGTATGCGCGGGCCGTAGAGGCCATCAAGGAATACATAGTGCAGGGCGACGTCTACCAAGTCAATATGACCCAGCGCCTTAGTGCCCCTCTGCGGTTACCTCCCTTTCAGTTGTACCGCAGGCTGCGGCGGGCTAACCCCGCGCCTTTTGCCGCGTACTTAGACTGCGGCAGCGAACTGCGGGTGCTAAGTTCCTCGCCGGAGCGCTTCCTGACGCTTAGGAATCGCCAAGTAGAAACGCGCCCCATCAAAGGGACGCGTCCGCGTGGCCGCACAGCTGCCGAAGATGAAGCTAATGCCAAGGAACTCCTGGCAAGTGTTAAAGACCGCGCCGAACTCGTCATGATCATCGACCTTATGCGTAACGACTTAGGGCGCGTTTGCGCTTATGGCTCAGTGCACGTGCCTGAACTGATGGTACTTGAAAAATACGCGAAGGTATTTCACCTCGTCTCGACGGTGCGCGGCGAGCTTGCCCCGACCAAGGACTTTGTGGATTTGCTGAAAGCTACTTTCCCCGGCGGTTCGATTACCGGCGCGCCAAAAATCCGCGCCATGGAAATCATAGAAGAATTAGAGCCGGTGCGCCGCGGCGTGTATACCGGGGCTATCGGCTACATTGGGTTTGACGGCAGTGCCGACCTAAATATCGCGATACGTACAATTGTTAATCAAGCGGACCGGCTGTATCTACAGGTAGGTGGTGCCGTGGTGTATGATTCCGTACCCAAACTCGAATACGAGGAGACACTGCACAAAGCTAGGGCCATGCTACTGAGCCTCGGAGTAGAGCGGTATGACTGA
- a CDS encoding aminotransferase class IV yields the protein MTDYCYVNGELLPLTEGSVPVTDRAYLYGEGLFETMSVRAGQVRLLSAHLARITKSAAAFGFTVPGSSLLREAVSAVVAKNALDSGALRLTLSPRAGLGVFAAKDSLINVTVTARRGSSYTAMQYEQGLVAVIARSTRRNEHSPLCSHKTTGFGDNLLAKQEARSRGADEAILQNTAGNLAEGAITNLFLVSGGVVLTPRLTDGALPGIMRSQVMRVCDSLGLAVSETTLQPNHLFSADEAFVTNALMQIMPLCRVEDHHFGSYRPVTARLTDALRTE from the coding sequence ATGACTGACTACTGCTATGTCAACGGCGAGCTGTTGCCGCTAACGGAGGGGTCTGTCCCCGTTACCGACCGAGCATACCTTTATGGGGAAGGGCTGTTTGAGACGATGTCAGTGCGCGCGGGACAAGTGCGACTACTATCGGCACATCTCGCGCGCATCACAAAGTCGGCCGCAGCTTTTGGCTTTACAGTGCCCGGCTCTAGCTTACTCAGGGAGGCGGTAAGCGCGGTCGTGGCCAAAAATGCCCTCGACAGCGGGGCGCTTCGCCTCACACTTTCCCCGCGTGCCGGCCTAGGCGTATTTGCCGCCAAAGACAGCCTCATCAACGTCACTGTCACGGCGCGGCGAGGTTCGTCTTACACCGCCATGCAATACGAACAGGGACTCGTCGCCGTAATTGCGCGCTCTACCCGCAGAAACGAGCATTCGCCGCTGTGTAGCCACAAGACCACCGGCTTCGGCGACAACTTACTGGCCAAGCAAGAAGCCCGCTCCCGCGGCGCCGACGAAGCCATATTGCAGAACACGGCCGGGAATCTAGCCGAAGGCGCGATTACGAATTTGTTTCTGGTTAGTGGCGGCGTTGTCCTGACGCCGCGGCTGACGGACGGAGCCTTGCCCGGCATTATGCGCTCGCAGGTGATGCGAGTCTGTGACAGCCTTGGCTTAGCCGTAAGCGAAACTACGCTGCAGCCGAACCACCTTTTTTCTGCCGACGAGGCCTTTGTAACTAATGCCTTGATGCAGATTATGCCGCTTTGCCGTGTAGAGGACCACCATTTTGGGAGCTATCGACCAGTCACCGCGCGGTTGACGGATGCGCTGAGGACAGAGTAG
- a CDS encoding extracellular solute-binding protein — protein sequence MTMLRRVVALIALAVSLALALSAVRDLADAPVKVNPSVQLSAHETYSVSMWVSVPAMPRSELFVQAIEELVATFTATWSNVAVTTSFVPAQELQDALRAALTRGEPPDVLVNSAPSPADYGALQVPLGMYLSAAEKGRLSPAIIAQLSARGELATLPLAYTFRVFAANPAVLRAAGVDIALYAQRAWSWDEFFAATAALNRQGKRGLVLTNAHFPLLRSLAASLGKPSPFGAGGGLEWGLSELQALGETARRLAPAEADEDALARFLGGQAGLIGPLNPELTRWLLSTAQKRGLTPLLLPVPFLGPTPVVDIAAVSVVLIRQAAFRGHRHTRAAAELAKHLSANAAPVFSTHLALLAQHTEGAAYANLSLAPATPYYPAWGMAQHAHGWEQALLPLWLRLLAGELSPSEFATEAYSVLSASVNRAVTGR from the coding sequence ATGACGATGTTACGGCGAGTCGTCGCTCTTATCGCCCTCGCGGTGAGTTTAGCTCTGGCGCTAAGTGCAGTGAGAGACCTTGCCGACGCGCCGGTCAAGGTCAACCCGAGCGTGCAGCTGTCGGCACACGAAACGTACTCCGTCAGCATGTGGGTCTCGGTTCCCGCCATGCCGCGCAGCGAGTTGTTTGTACAGGCTATAGAGGAACTCGTGGCTACCTTCACCGCTACTTGGAGCAACGTGGCCGTGACAACGTCGTTTGTTCCCGCACAAGAATTGCAGGATGCCTTGCGCGCAGCGCTGACGCGGGGCGAACCGCCGGACGTACTCGTCAACTCTGCTCCTTCGCCCGCTGATTACGGCGCGCTGCAAGTGCCGCTTGGCATGTACTTAAGCGCCGCCGAGAAGGGGCGCTTGTCGCCAGCGATTATCGCGCAGCTTTCCGCACGAGGGGAGCTCGCTACTTTGCCGCTTGCCTACACCTTTCGCGTGTTTGCCGCCAACCCGGCCGTGTTGCGAGCAGCGGGAGTAGACATAGCTCTGTACGCACAGCGGGCTTGGTCATGGGACGAGTTCTTTGCGGCAACCGCGGCACTTAACCGGCAGGGCAAGCGCGGGCTGGTTCTGACGAACGCTCACTTTCCTCTGCTGCGTAGCCTGGCAGCCTCACTTGGCAAGCCATCTCCGTTTGGCGCGGGAGGCGGCTTGGAGTGGGGCCTTAGTGAACTACAGGCCCTAGGGGAGACGGCGAGGCGATTGGCGCCTGCGGAAGCCGATGAAGATGCGCTGGCGCGCTTTCTCGGCGGGCAGGCAGGGCTAATCGGCCCGCTTAACCCTGAGCTTACCCGCTGGCTGTTGTCAACCGCACAAAAAAGGGGGCTAACGCCCCTGCTCTTGCCTGTGCCATTTCTAGGGCCAACCCCGGTTGTTGACATAGCCGCTGTCAGTGTGGTGCTCATTCGGCAGGCAGCCTTCCGCGGTCACCGCCACACCCGCGCGGCGGCAGAGCTAGCCAAGCACCTCTCTGCTAATGCAGCGCCGGTTTTTAGCACGCATCTCGCCTTATTGGCTCAGCACACGGAGGGGGCAGCCTACGCCAATCTGTCCTTGGCGCCTGCTACCCCCTATTACCCTGCTTGGGGTATGGCGCAACACGCGCACGGCTGGGAACAGGCCCTGCTGCCACTGTGGCTTCGTCTGTTGGCCGGAGAGCTCTCGCCGAGTGAGTTCGCCACAGAAGCCTACTCTGTCCTCAGCGCATCCGTCAACCGCGCGGTGACTGGTCGATAG
- a CDS encoding L,D-transpeptidase family protein, whose amino-acid sequence MAKRLMVSLLAILVSLAWYATAAPAPEGMRLVIDTDKRTLTVLVDGRPTRTLPCAVGKSLTRTPVGEWTVVDKSTNWGGGFGTRWLGLNVPWGIYGIHGTNKPSSIGTAASAGCIRLQNRDVEWLYSVVKIGTRVTIVGARQRVTVERPLRRGQTGKEVLELQFALRQAGFHIDPVDGRFGSQTEQVVKAVQARYDLPQTGRADRNVLALLGLLPATTGR is encoded by the coding sequence ATGGCGAAGCGGCTGATGGTAAGTTTACTGGCCATCCTGGTATCCTTAGCTTGGTATGCGACGGCTGCGCCGGCACCGGAGGGCATGCGTCTGGTCATTGACACGGATAAGCGCACGCTTACAGTGTTGGTTGACGGTCGGCCGACGCGGACGCTCCCCTGCGCAGTCGGCAAGTCACTTACGCGGACACCGGTAGGTGAGTGGACCGTAGTGGACAAGAGCACCAACTGGGGGGGCGGCTTTGGTACGCGTTGGCTCGGGTTAAATGTCCCGTGGGGCATTTACGGCATTCACGGCACCAACAAACCCTCCTCTATCGGCACGGCGGCGAGTGCCGGGTGCATCCGCCTACAAAACCGCGACGTGGAATGGCTGTATTCGGTGGTGAAAATCGGCACGCGGGTAACGATAGTCGGCGCTCGCCAGAGGGTAACGGTGGAGCGCCCGTTGCGCCGCGGGCAGACAGGCAAGGAAGTGCTGGAGCTGCAGTTCGCCCTGCGTCAGGCGGGATTTCACATTGACCCGGTAGACGGGCGCTTTGGCAGTCAGACAGAGCAGGTGGTCAAAGCAGTGCAAGCCCGTTACGACTTGCCCCAAACCGGCAGGGCCGACAGGAACGTGCTAGCCCTGCTGGGTCTACTGCCTGCGACGACAGGCAGATGA